The Shewanella sp. MTB7 genome includes a window with the following:
- a CDS encoding glutaredoxin family protein, with protein MIRLCRWILNVILTFTIPGCLHTVVKTTNYILFHTDACHLCELAAAQLYQTEVLFIHQDICDDEALVEQYGIRIPVLKQIDTNKELNWPFDIDTLKEFLGV; from the coding sequence ATGATAAGACTTTGCCGATGGATTTTAAACGTAATCCTCACATTCACAATACCTGGTTGCTTACACACGGTGGTTAAGACCACCAATTACATTTTGTTTCACACAGATGCTTGCCATTTGTGTGAACTCGCTGCTGCACAGCTCTATCAAACAGAGGTTTTATTCATCCATCAAGATATTTGTGATGATGAGGCCTTAGTTGAGCAATATGGTATACGCATTCCCGTATTAAAACAGATTGATACCAATAAAGAGCTTAATTGGCCTTTTGATATTGATACTTTGAAAGAATTTTTAGGAGTATAA
- the uvrC gene encoding excinuclease ABC subunit UvrC — translation MSVKFDAKAFLQSVSTSPGVYRMYDGDGSVIYVGKAKDLKKRLSSYFRINIANIKTKVLVSHITNIDVTLTHSETDALLLENDYIKQYMPKYNVLLRDDKSYPYIFLSQHQHPRLAYHRGPKRHKGTYFGPYPNGGAVRESLHLMQKIFPIRQCEDVYYKSRSRPCLQFQIGRCSAPCVAKVSDEEYKEQVNLASLFLKGRDQQVMTELVSKMESSAQILEFELAARYRDQISALRRVTEQQEVSHGSGDMDVIGAYYASGVACFHLLFIRDGKIFGSRSYYPVVPAKTELDEVLSSFMLQFYLNSDSQRTIPKEILLSHDFADLPVLEAAIQRALEKKVEIKTHVRSERAKFLKLAVTNATNAVNTHLSHKNTVEQRFLLLEEAIEVTNPINRMECFDISHTMGESTVASCVVFNREGPNKAEYRRYNIKGVTPGDDYGAMKQAITRRFDNIEKTGEIPDILFIDGGLGQLRIAQKIVDEKFANLDVSPLLIGVAKGEGRKPGLETLIYGESEQSFTLPADSGALHLIQHIRDESHRFAITGHRNKRQKTRNTSTLESIDGIGPKRRKALLQYLGGIQEVKGASVSELAKVPGISVEMAQTIHDSFRT, via the coding sequence ATGTCAGTTAAGTTTGATGCAAAAGCGTTTCTACAAAGTGTCTCTACATCACCTGGCGTATACCGTATGTACGATGGTGATGGGAGTGTCATTTATGTTGGGAAAGCCAAAGATCTAAAAAAACGACTCAGCTCTTATTTTAGAATAAATATTGCTAACATTAAGACTAAAGTACTCGTATCACACATTACTAATATTGACGTCACTTTAACCCACAGTGAAACCGATGCGTTGCTACTCGAAAATGATTATATCAAGCAGTACATGCCTAAATATAATGTACTGCTCAGAGACGATAAATCTTACCCCTATATTTTTTTAAGTCAGCATCAACATCCCAGGCTGGCATATCACCGTGGTCCTAAACGCCATAAAGGAACCTATTTTGGTCCCTATCCTAATGGAGGGGCAGTAAGAGAAAGTCTGCACTTGATGCAAAAGATTTTTCCGATCAGACAGTGTGAAGATGTTTATTATAAATCCCGTTCACGGCCCTGTTTACAATTCCAAATAGGGCGTTGTAGCGCGCCATGCGTTGCTAAAGTGAGTGATGAGGAATATAAAGAACAAGTTAATCTGGCAAGCTTATTTTTAAAAGGACGGGATCAGCAAGTCATGACTGAACTTGTCTCAAAGATGGAGTCTTCTGCTCAAATTTTAGAGTTTGAGTTAGCCGCCAGGTACAGGGATCAGATTTCGGCGTTAAGAAGAGTGACCGAGCAACAAGAAGTTTCACATGGTTCTGGAGACATGGATGTTATTGGTGCCTACTACGCCTCTGGGGTAGCATGTTTTCACTTACTTTTTATACGTGATGGAAAAATATTTGGTAGTAGAAGCTATTATCCAGTAGTGCCAGCCAAGACTGAGCTGGATGAAGTGTTAAGTTCATTTATGCTGCAGTTTTACCTCAATTCAGATAGTCAAAGAACGATCCCAAAAGAGATATTGTTAAGTCATGATTTTGCCGATCTGCCAGTGTTAGAAGCTGCTATACAACGAGCTCTGGAGAAAAAGGTTGAGATAAAAACCCATGTTAGAAGTGAACGAGCTAAGTTTTTAAAATTGGCAGTAACCAATGCGACGAATGCTGTAAACACTCACTTATCGCATAAAAATACGGTTGAACAACGCTTCTTGCTTTTGGAAGAGGCTATCGAAGTGACCAACCCTATTAATAGAATGGAATGTTTCGACATAAGTCATACCATGGGAGAGAGCACTGTTGCTTCATGTGTTGTCTTTAACCGTGAAGGGCCCAATAAAGCTGAATATCGTCGATATAACATTAAAGGGGTAACGCCTGGAGATGATTATGGTGCGATGAAACAAGCGATAACTCGGCGCTTCGACAATATAGAAAAAACGGGGGAAATTCCTGATATTTTGTTTATTGACGGAGGGTTAGGACAGTTGAGGATTGCACAGAAAATAGTGGATGAGAAGTTTGCTAACTTAGATGTTTCACCATTATTGATAGGTGTTGCAAAAGGTGAGGGTAGAAAGCCGGGTTTAGAAACCTTGATTTATGGAGAAAGTGAACAGTCATTCACTTTACCGGCAGATTCAGGGGCTTTACACCTTATACAACATATTCGAGATGAGTCGCATCGCTTTGCGATTACCGGGCATCGAAATAAACGACAAAAGACGCGTAATACATCGACACTGGAGTCGATTGATGGAATCGGCCCAAAACGTCGTAAAGCTTTACTGCAATACTTAGGAGGAATACAGGAAGTGAAAGGTGCAAGTGTGTCTGAACTGGCAAAAGTACCTGGTATTAGTGTAGAAATGGCGCAAACGATACATGATTCATTTAGAACGTGA
- a CDS encoding S16 family serine protease has protein sequence MNSIAIPVSALSPHYKLPTLAELNHTPQTLLLGQERVLNAFELLCNTPNQHMFLADFASVDRVEFIKSLITSKTKPAEQYLYNIESHDNQCTLNWSSTETDNETFSCKNQTYQYLSGDIKRSDLLGRFIDDKQKSSADNYTPGALTKCHYLFICAESLWKREGLWELLLNILVKREFKVHSSLPALPLNCKIILIGSSIQFSVCWVEETRFPQLFPILGEMVNELDLVQYSETEYATWLIAVAANVNTQLHQSILAPLFIYSARLADHQLRFSLLSGLIGQMLAQAKAYSVTERITAEDFSLALKQQQFRHSASEMLSAQNFDDKFISLPTDGFMVGQINALTVLDTVEYCYGEPARITASVHYGDGEVADIERKSELAGNIHAKGMMILSACLYRIFGKDAPLHLNANIVFEQSYQEIDGDSASLAEYCSLISAIAEKPIDQSIAVTGALDQFGHVQAIGGVNEKIEGFYNLCARRGLTGRQGVIIPKSNTQQLNLDIKIIESVKAGKFHLYAIEHIDEAVELLMSLKAGTPDEDNDFPDDSLYGIVQDRLAKLAGYQDEETGFFAKLLEKMKFSS, from the coding sequence ATGAATTCAATTGCCATTCCAGTTTCTGCGTTGTCTCCGCATTACAAGCTACCTACACTCGCAGAACTAAACCATACTCCACAAACTCTGTTGCTCGGACAGGAAAGAGTGCTGAATGCATTTGAGCTCCTTTGTAACACACCAAACCAACATATGTTTCTTGCTGATTTTGCCAGTGTAGATAGAGTCGAATTCATTAAAAGCTTAATTACAAGCAAAACAAAACCAGCTGAACAATATCTATATAATATCGAGTCTCATGATAATCAGTGTACGCTTAACTGGTCTAGCACAGAAACCGACAACGAAACATTCTCGTGTAAAAATCAAACCTACCAATACCTTTCTGGTGACATTAAACGTTCTGATCTGTTAGGAAGGTTTATCGATGATAAACAAAAAAGCTCAGCTGATAACTATACACCTGGTGCGTTAACAAAATGCCACTACCTGTTTATCTGTGCCGAATCATTATGGAAGCGGGAGGGACTTTGGGAGCTACTTCTGAATATCTTGGTTAAAAGGGAATTCAAGGTTCATTCATCTCTGCCGGCTTTACCCCTTAATTGTAAAATTATCCTAATAGGATCAAGCATACAATTTAGTGTGTGTTGGGTAGAGGAGACTCGATTTCCACAACTATTCCCAATTTTAGGTGAAATGGTTAATGAACTAGATTTAGTTCAGTATTCAGAGACTGAGTATGCCACTTGGTTAATCGCCGTTGCTGCTAATGTGAATACTCAACTTCATCAATCCATACTTGCCCCTCTTTTTATTTACAGCGCACGACTTGCCGATCACCAACTTAGATTCTCTCTATTGTCAGGACTGATAGGGCAAATGCTCGCGCAAGCAAAAGCATACAGTGTAACGGAACGAATCACTGCCGAAGATTTTTCACTCGCATTGAAACAACAACAATTTCGGCACAGTGCGTCTGAAATGTTATCAGCACAAAACTTTGATGATAAGTTTATCAGTTTGCCTACTGACGGCTTTATGGTCGGACAGATTAACGCCTTAACGGTACTGGACACTGTAGAGTATTGTTATGGGGAGCCTGCACGGATCACTGCATCAGTACATTACGGTGATGGTGAAGTGGCTGATATAGAACGTAAGTCAGAATTAGCAGGTAATATTCATGCAAAAGGTATGATGATTTTATCCGCTTGCCTTTATCGAATATTTGGTAAAGATGCCCCTTTACACCTCAATGCTAATATTGTATTTGAACAATCTTATCAAGAAATTGATGGTGACAGTGCTTCCTTAGCCGAATATTGCAGCTTGATTTCAGCCATTGCTGAAAAACCAATAGATCAGAGTATTGCTGTTACAGGTGCGCTAGATCAATTTGGCCATGTACAGGCTATTGGGGGTGTTAATGAAAAAATCGAGGGTTTCTATAACCTCTGTGCACGCCGAGGTCTAACAGGTCGCCAAGGGGTAATTATTCCTAAATCGAATACCCAACAACTCAATTTAGATATTAAGATCATTGAATCTGTCAAAGCGGGTAAATTTCATCTTTATGCCATCGAGCATATTGATGAGGCCGTCGAACTGTTGATGAGCTTAAAGGCTGGCACCCCCGATGAAGATAACGACTTTCCTGATGATTCATTATATGGAATAGTTCAAGATCGATTGGCTAAATTGGCGGGCTATCAAGATGAAGAAACTGGTTTTTTTGCCAAGTTGCTCGAAAAAATGAAATTTTCCAGCTGA
- the uvrY gene encoding UvrY/SirA/GacA family response regulator transcription factor: protein MISVYLVDDHELVRTGIRRILEDERGIKVVGEAGDGETAVQWSRNNEADVILMDMNMPGIGGLEATRKILRYQSHAKIIVLTIHTEDPFPTKVMQAGASGYLTKGATPPEVLQAIRQVAHGQRYLSPEIAQQMALSQFNQTDENPFKTLSERELQIMMMITNGEKVNDISEQLNLSPKTVNSYRYRLFAKLGISGDVELTRLAIRYKMLDAGQF from the coding sequence TTGATTTCTGTATATTTAGTCGATGATCATGAGTTAGTCAGAACTGGGATACGACGTATTCTTGAAGATGAGCGAGGCATTAAAGTTGTTGGCGAAGCTGGAGATGGCGAAACTGCCGTACAGTGGAGTCGTAATAATGAAGCAGATGTTATCTTGATGGATATGAATATGCCTGGGATTGGTGGTCTTGAAGCCACACGAAAAATTCTTCGTTATCAATCTCACGCTAAAATAATCGTGTTAACGATTCATACTGAAGATCCTTTTCCAACCAAGGTCATGCAAGCTGGTGCATCTGGCTACTTGACGAAAGGTGCTACGCCACCTGAAGTATTACAAGCCATTCGGCAAGTTGCTCATGGCCAAAGGTACTTATCACCAGAAATTGCACAGCAGATGGCGCTGAGTCAGTTTAATCAAACAGATGAAAATCCATTTAAGACACTTTCTGAACGTGAGTTACAAATTATGATGATGATAACTAACGGTGAAAAAGTAAATGATATTTCTGAGCAGTTAAATCTAAGTCCTAAAACGGTCAATAGTTACCGCTATCGTCTTTTTGCTAAACTTGGGATAAGTGGTGATGTTGAGCTTACGCGTTTAGCTATCCGCTATAAAATGTTAGATGCTGGTCAGTTTTAA
- a CDS encoding IS630 family transposase (programmed frameshift) has protein sequence MHSSDDFKLLAKQTSNAQLRIRYLALYHFTQGQTRTKTANILGVARGSVNTWVTAYLTNGLEALNSQARVGRVCRLTEAQLAELNQFIVRDSIKNEGGRLIADDVRQYISKVFNIDYQLRNVYRLLHAQGFSWITSRSKHPKQSQQAQDVFLKNFQLETILNIPGHLSLDRVDVWFQDEARFGQQNQTTRLWAKTGTRPRVVKQQQFEYGYLFGAVCPSTGQTEALITPFVNKEAMTLHLKLISQVPPDGRHALVIIDGAGWHTMDTAEPFNNLSLLKLPPYSPELNPIEQVWQWLRQRCLSNRTFSGFDDIVEQLSKAWNSFISDKSRVKALCWRDWIKLVN, from the exons ATGCATTCTTCTGATGATTTTAAGCTGCTAGCTAAGCAGACTAGCAATGCCCAATTACGAATTAGATACTTAGCACTTTATCATTTCACTCAAGGACAAACTCGCACTAAAACAGCCAACATATTGGGCGTGGCAAGGGGAAGCGTGAATACTTGGGTTACGGCTTATCTTACAAACGGCCTTGAGGCGCTCAATAGTCAGGCAAGAGTGGGAAGAGTTTGCCGCCTAACTGAGGCTCAGTTAGCTGAATTGAATCAATTCATTGTAAGAGATTCAATTAAAAATGAGGGGGGCCGACTAATTGCGGATGATGTCAGACAGTATATATCTAAGGTATTTAATATTGATTATCAACTGCGTAACGTTTATCGCTTACTGCATGCCCAAGGGTTTAGTTGGATAACCAGCCGTTCGAAGCATCCCAAACAATCACAGCAAGCTCAAGATGT GTTTTTAAAAAACTTCCAACTGGAAACGATCCTTAACATACCTGGGCACCTATCTCTTGATCGCGTTGATGTTTGGTTCCAAGACGAGGCTCGCTTTGGTCAGCAAAACCAAACAACACGTCTATGGGCTAAAACAGGAACAAGACCTAGGGTTGTGAAACAGCAGCAGTTTGAGTACGGCTACTTATTTGGTGCAGTATGTCCAAGCACTGGCCAAACGGAAGCCTTGATCACCCCTTTCGTAAATAAAGAGGCGATGACACTTCATCTGAAGCTTATCTCACAAGTTCCCCCTGATGGACGTCATGCGCTGGTGATCATCGACGGTGCAGGTTGGCATACCATGGACACAGCAGAGCCCTTTAATAATTTATCTTTGCTAAAGTTACCACCCTATTCACCAGAGTTAAATCCAATAGAGCAAGTTTGGCAGTGGCTCAGGCAAAGATGCCTATCTAATAGAACTTTTTCGGGTTTTGATGACATTGTTGAGCAGCTATCCAAAGCATGGAATAGTTTTATTTCAGATAAAAGTAGGGTGAAAGCTTTATGCTGGAGAGATTGGATTAAATTGGTCAATTAG
- the fabA gene encoding bifunctional 3-hydroxydecanoyl-ACP dehydratase/trans-2-decenoyl-ACP isomerase produces MSKADSFNKEDLIACGHGKLFSKDSPRLPIDNMLMIDRIIKINADGGAFAKGEIVAELDINPDLWFFKCHFETDPVMPGCLGLDALWQLVGFFLGWEGAEGKGRALGVGEVKFTGQVLPEAKKVTYKLTIKRKVYRKLVMGIADAVMEVDGREIYSAKDLKVGIFTDTSSF; encoded by the coding sequence ATGAGTAAAGCAGACAGTTTCAATAAAGAAGATCTTATCGCCTGTGGCCATGGTAAGTTATTTAGTAAAGACTCACCTCGCCTCCCCATAGATAATATGTTGATGATAGACCGTATCATTAAGATTAATGCTGATGGTGGAGCGTTTGCTAAAGGTGAAATTGTAGCTGAACTCGACATTAACCCAGATCTTTGGTTTTTTAAATGTCACTTTGAAACAGACCCTGTGATGCCAGGGTGTCTTGGTTTAGATGCACTGTGGCAACTCGTAGGTTTCTTTTTAGGCTGGGAGGGTGCTGAGGGCAAAGGACGCGCGCTAGGAGTTGGTGAAGTGAAATTTACCGGCCAAGTGCTACCAGAAGCTAAAAAAGTCACTTATAAGCTTACTATTAAGCGTAAGGTCTACCGTAAATTAGTCATGGGAATCGCTGATGCCGTTATGGAAGTTGACGGGCGTGAAATATACAGCGCTAAAGATCTAAAAGTGGGTATATTTACCGATACATCCTCTTTTTAA
- a CDS encoding DUF3466 family protein, giving the protein MKFTLDKALSLVAVGVIGALQGVHAAPVYEITNLDDIYKEGDLIGTLQKTRNGYGMAINADGESVAVAKGRKKLTVSEDDDDDGIIDIEDGIAPEERITYSIDKPIIANNFSFIASEFDTAKPWLPVFDSVNGTTDPTLTDPEIPTTVNSVDVYYYAINDSGVKVGSMTAKERQEEYTGTNADQDFWYYRDFEERGFSKNKEGIQVQLTPPCTWYEKDTVCGNIAGAPDDEDKVNIGGYSVAAAINSTNLVVGYVGTELSKDSKTRINSCITGDTYPTDICIQRDQYPDSNGFSNINYQIRANVWQLNVDGSEITDTKTLPLGFETTSESSYTAQGLGINDSGIVAGRSHYKRPGNDDRISFDAFYWTPDGVDGAYQPHWVSMIDDKFQSIAYGINNNGILVGSYRQYIEGYVRDKFFYFDTNNTDSEIVTPNDFYNSISDLGSKPKDINNKGQVVGFIETTHEKDKPRPKSGFLFQWDEDTSKHEFSDLNKILTCESKGFIKNAEGAWTREEVEVTSGGVLLKYKQDIKVVEANSINENGVIVGTAFVRKPLYQLDSLGNLVIENGEPVFAIDGNGDPLTSYLPRMVVLQTGGGDADEAWLAANNCVDDNGEDEHYERKGAASFAWLFALPLLWFRRRFK; this is encoded by the coding sequence ATGAAGTTTACATTGGATAAAGCCCTATCATTAGTAGCAGTCGGTGTTATTGGTGCTCTACAGGGAGTACATGCTGCTCCAGTTTATGAGATAACAAACTTAGATGACATCTACAAAGAAGGTGATCTGATTGGTACTCTGCAAAAGACCCGCAATGGTTATGGCATGGCAATTAATGCTGATGGAGAGTCGGTTGCAGTTGCTAAAGGTAGAAAAAAGCTGACGGTTTCTGAAGATGACGATGATGATGGCATTATCGACATCGAAGATGGTATCGCGCCGGAAGAGCGAATTACTTATTCAATAGATAAACCCATTATCGCTAATAATTTCTCTTTTATTGCCAGTGAGTTTGATACTGCAAAACCTTGGTTACCTGTGTTTGATTCGGTCAATGGTACCACTGACCCAACTCTGACAGATCCAGAGATTCCTACTACAGTAAATTCTGTTGATGTCTATTATTATGCTATTAATGATTCAGGCGTTAAAGTTGGCTCTATGACTGCAAAGGAGCGCCAAGAAGAGTATACCGGAACAAATGCAGATCAGGATTTTTGGTATTATCGTGACTTTGAAGAACGTGGTTTTAGCAAGAATAAGGAGGGTATTCAGGTTCAGTTAACTCCCCCTTGTACTTGGTATGAGAAGGATACAGTTTGTGGCAATATAGCTGGTGCGCCTGACGATGAGGATAAAGTCAACATCGGTGGCTACTCTGTTGCTGCTGCAATTAACAGTACAAATCTTGTTGTGGGCTATGTTGGGACTGAGCTATCTAAAGATTCAAAAACCCGTATTAATAGCTGTATAACTGGGGATACTTATCCTACCGATATATGTATTCAAAGAGATCAATATCCAGATTCTAACGGCTTTAGCAATATTAATTATCAAATTCGGGCCAATGTGTGGCAGCTTAATGTTGATGGTAGTGAAATCACAGATACTAAAACACTGCCATTAGGGTTTGAGACCACATCTGAGTCATCATATACAGCCCAAGGGCTTGGTATTAATGACAGTGGAATAGTCGCTGGACGCTCTCATTACAAACGTCCAGGCAATGATGACCGGATATCTTTTGATGCTTTTTACTGGACACCTGACGGTGTTGATGGGGCTTATCAACCCCATTGGGTGTCAATGATAGATGATAAATTCCAATCAATTGCCTATGGTATCAACAATAACGGTATTTTGGTTGGGAGTTACAGACAATATATTGAGGGCTATGTTCGAGATAAGTTCTTCTATTTTGATACTAATAATACTGATAGCGAGATCGTGACACCGAATGATTTTTATAATTCGATTTCAGATCTTGGTAGTAAACCTAAAGATATTAACAACAAAGGACAAGTTGTTGGTTTTATTGAGACGACACACGAAAAAGATAAACCTCGTCCTAAATCGGGTTTTCTTTTTCAATGGGATGAAGATACGAGCAAACATGAGTTTAGTGACTTAAATAAAATTTTGACTTGTGAGTCGAAAGGTTTCATTAAAAATGCTGAAGGTGCTTGGACTCGGGAAGAAGTTGAAGTGACCAGTGGTGGTGTGTTGCTTAAATATAAACAAGATATCAAAGTAGTCGAAGCAAATAGCATCAATGAGAACGGGGTGATTGTAGGCACCGCATTTGTTCGTAAGCCTCTGTATCAACTTGATTCTCTAGGGAACTTAGTAATAGAAAATGGTGAGCCAGTATTCGCTATCGATGGCAATGGTGATCCTCTTACCTCGTATCTCCCTCGAATGGTTGTACTTCAAACTGGCGGAGGGGATGCAGATGAGGCTTGGCTTGCTGCGAACAACTGTGTTGATGACAATGGCGAGGATGAGCATTATGAGCGAAAAGGTGCTGCTAGCTTTGCATGGTTATTTGCTTTGCCTTTACTCTGGTTTCGTAGACGTTTCAAATAA
- a CDS encoding ABC transporter ATP-binding protein, which translates to MSLVRINNGSLAYGYTPLLLKADFTIEAGERVCIVGRNGAGKSSLMKVLSGDVLLDEGEFNIATDVKVSRLQQDPPKAEPGTVYAYIAAGLQEVGEKLERYHQLAHDVGSAEPQQMERMLKQMERLQDDIDHLNGWQLDSRINQNCELLGLDPDSALTELSGGWQRKVALARALVSEPDLLLLDEPTNHLDIDTIEWLEQFLMSYKGAIVFVSHDRGFITRMATRIVDLDRGVVTSWPGNYQTYLEGKAEWLRVEAEQNAHFDKKLAEEEVWIRQGVKARRTRNEGRVRALKALRDERMARLNRQGGAKMAVADTDRSGKLVFDIEGLNYNLPDKNLVKDFTSAVMRGDRIALIGPNGCGKSTLVKLLIGQLEAQSGTVKVGTKLEIAYFDQYREALDPEKTVEENVGEGKKTITINGQDRHILSYLQDFLFSPMRARTPVKALSGGEKNRLLLARLLLKPANLIILDEPTNDLDIETLELLESLLTDYPGTLLIVSHDRAFIDNTVTSSWWFTGNGGWSEYVGGYQDAVSQGARFYSEEPQAINTVQPAKVETITVKTELKAKPEKKLSYKLQRELELLPAKMEQLEQEVEALQAEIGAPEFYTQDQDNINLQLEQFTKKEQELEACFERWEELESLK; encoded by the coding sequence TTGAGTTTAGTTCGTATTAATAATGGTTCGTTAGCTTATGGCTATACACCACTATTGCTAAAAGCGGATTTCACCATTGAAGCTGGTGAACGTGTCTGTATTGTTGGCCGTAATGGTGCTGGCAAATCGAGCTTAATGAAAGTCTTGAGTGGTGATGTGTTACTTGATGAAGGCGAATTTAACATAGCGACAGATGTTAAGGTCAGTCGTTTACAGCAAGATCCACCTAAAGCAGAGCCTGGCACTGTTTATGCCTATATTGCAGCAGGCCTGCAAGAAGTAGGAGAGAAGCTAGAGCGTTATCACCAACTAGCTCATGATGTTGGCAGTGCTGAGCCACAGCAGATGGAGCGCATGCTTAAGCAGATGGAACGTTTGCAAGATGATATTGATCATCTAAATGGTTGGCAGCTTGATAGCCGAATTAATCAAAACTGTGAATTGTTGGGATTAGACCCAGACAGTGCGTTAACTGAACTATCGGGTGGGTGGCAACGTAAAGTTGCGTTGGCCCGAGCACTGGTTAGTGAGCCTGATCTACTGCTGTTAGATGAACCGACTAACCATCTGGATATCGATACGATTGAATGGCTTGAACAGTTCTTAATGAGCTATAAAGGGGCCATCGTTTTTGTGAGCCATGACAGGGGCTTTATTACCAGAATGGCAACTCGAATCGTTGATCTTGATCGCGGCGTGGTCACTTCTTGGCCTGGAAATTATCAGACATATTTAGAGGGTAAAGCTGAGTGGTTGAGAGTAGAAGCTGAGCAAAATGCACACTTCGATAAGAAACTAGCAGAAGAAGAAGTTTGGATCCGCCAAGGTGTCAAAGCGAGACGAACCCGTAATGAGGGTAGGGTACGTGCACTAAAAGCGCTGAGAGATGAGCGAATGGCCAGACTTAACCGTCAAGGCGGTGCGAAGATGGCAGTTGCTGATACTGATCGTTCAGGTAAGTTAGTGTTTGATATCGAAGGCCTTAACTATAACTTACCAGATAAGAACTTAGTTAAAGACTTTACCTCTGCAGTAATGCGTGGCGACCGTATTGCGCTTATTGGGCCAAATGGTTGCGGTAAATCTACCTTGGTTAAACTGTTAATTGGTCAACTAGAAGCTCAATCTGGCACTGTCAAAGTCGGCACTAAACTTGAAATAGCGTATTTTGATCAGTATCGCGAAGCATTGGATCCTGAAAAAACAGTTGAAGAAAACGTTGGTGAAGGCAAGAAGACCATCACCATAAATGGCCAAGACAGACATATCTTAAGTTATTTACAAGATTTTTTGTTCTCGCCTATGAGAGCGAGGACACCAGTTAAAGCGTTGTCTGGTGGAGAGAAAAATAGATTGTTATTGGCTCGTCTGCTGTTAAAACCTGCCAATTTAATTATACTCGATGAGCCAACGAACGATCTGGATATTGAAACTCTGGAGTTGTTAGAATCTTTGCTTACCGATTACCCTGGTACTCTGTTGATTGTAAGCCATGATAGGGCATTTATTGATAATACCGTGACCAGCAGCTGGTGGTTTACAGGTAATGGTGGCTGGAGTGAGTATGTTGGAGGCTATCAAGATGCCGTATCTCAAGGTGCTCGTTTTTATTCTGAGGAACCTCAGGCGATAAACACTGTCCAACCTGCTAAGGTTGAAACTATTACGGTGAAAACTGAATTAAAAGCAAAACCAGAAAAGAAACTGTCCTATAAGTTGCAACGTGAGCTTGAGTTGTTGCCAGCAAAAATGGAACAGTTAGAACAAGAGGTTGAAGCATTACAAGCAGAGATTGGTGCCCCAGAGTTTTATACTCAAGATCAAGATAACATCAACCTCCAACTTGAACAGTTCACAAAAAAAGAACAAGAGTTGGAAGCTTGCTTTGAGCGATGGGAAGAACTTGAGTCGCTTAAGTAA
- the rmf gene encoding ribosome modulation factor — MKRQKRDRLDRAFSKGFQAGVGGRSKENCPYSTLDSKSQWLGGWREGIDGRLSGFFNK; from the coding sequence ATGAAAAGACAAAAAAGAGATCGTTTAGATAGGGCTTTTTCGAAAGGATTTCAAGCTGGGGTTGGTGGTCGTTCAAAGGAAAATTGTCCTTATTCGACACTTGACTCTAAGTCACAATGGTTAGGAGGTTGGCGAGAAGGGATAGATGGTCGACTGAGTGGCTTTTTTAACAAATAG